The following are encoded together in the Syngnathus typhle isolate RoL2023-S1 ecotype Sweden linkage group LG5, RoL_Styp_1.0, whole genome shotgun sequence genome:
- the LOC133154027 gene encoding protamine-like protein gives MSPELNSPGRKSVRPGVVSNLILKAISSYGDSGGMTLVGLKRVLKANGYNVAHNKSELRLVLRRLVVGKHIVHARGAGGRGVFRINRYRKRSVRRRRRRRSRGGGSRRRRRRRRRRSRGGGSRRRRRRGGRRQRRRRRRRYGRRRRRRRRATRRRRRRPTYRRRRRRRRRRTSIRRRRRRMSVRRRRRLSMRRRRRRRISGRRRRRTSIRRGRRRRLSVRRRRRRRRRVSVRRRRRAVRRRRAPRRIRRRRTRRRSVRRGRRRRKSTN, from the coding sequence ATGTCTCCTGAACTCAATTCCCCGGGGAGGAAATCCGTCAGGCCAGGGGTGGTGTCCAACCTCATTCTGAAGGCCATCTCCTCCTACGGGGATTCGGGAGGCATGACCCTAGTGGGCCTCAAGAGGGTACTTAAAGCCAACGGCTACAACGTGGCGCACAACAAAAGCGAGCTCCGCCTGGTGCTGCGCAGGCTAGTGGTCGGAAAGCACATTGTGCATGCGAGGGGTGCGGGTGGACGAGGAGTCTTCCGGATCAATCGCTACAGGAAGAGAAgcgtgaggaggaggagaaggaggaggagcaggggtGGAGgaagcaggaggaggagaagaaggaggagaaggaggagcagGGGTGGAGgaagcaggaggaggagaaggcgaGGTGGAAGGAGACAGAGACGGAGACGAAGGCGACGATacgggaggaggagaaggaggaggagaagggccACACGCAGGAGACGCAGAAGGCCCACCtacaggagaaggaggaggaggaggaggaggagaacatCAATCCGGAGGCGAAGGAGAAGAATGTCAgtcaggagaaggaggaggctttctatgaggagaaggaggaggcggaggatatcagggaggaggagaaggaggacctCCATAAGGAGGGGCAGGAGACGGAGGCTGTCTGtgcggaggaggagaagaaggaggaggagggtatccgtgagaaggaggaggagggcagtAAGAAGGAGAAGGGCCCCGCGGAGaatcaggaggaggaggacccgACGCAGGTCCGTCAGGAGGGGCCGCAGGAGAAGGAAGAGTACAAACTAA
- the me2 gene encoding NAD-dependent malic enzyme, mitochondrial isoform X2 — MEDIEELMPIVYTPTVGLACTQYGHIFRRPKGLFISILDKGHIRSILDNWPETNVAAVVVTDGERILGLGDLGVYGMGIPVGKLCLYTACAGIRPERCLPVTIDVGTNNETLLKDPLYMGLYQRRDRSQAYDDLIDEFMEAVVDKYGQDTLIQFEDFGNHNAFRFLRKYREKYCTFNDDIQGTAAVALAGLLAAQRATGKPITDHRVLFLGAGEAALGIANLIVMAMMESGMSQAEAREKIWMFDKDGLLVKGRLQATDINQEAFVHDCPGNVHSFLDAVNTIRPTAIIGVAGAGRLFSHDVIKAMGALNERPIIFALSNPTVKAECTAEDAYALTDGRCLFASGSPFGPVTLSDGRVLTPGQGNNAYIFPGVALAVILSGVRHISDTVFLEAAKTLADQLSDKELEEGRLYPPLSNIREVSLQMAVKVVEYVYAKGMAFRYPEPVDKNALVHATAWNTNYDSFLPDTYDWPGVSFSPQSKN, encoded by the exons ATGGAAGACATTGAGGAGCTGATGCCCATCGTCTACACCCCCACCGTCGGACTGGCCTGCACGCAGTATGGACACATCTTTAGACGACCCAA GGGCTTGTTCATTTCCATTCTGGATAAAGGACACATCCGCTCCATCTTGGACAACTGGCCAGAGACCAATGTGGCC GCAGTCGTGGTGACTGACGGCGAGCGTATTTTGGGGCTGGGGGACCTGGGCGTTTATGGCATGGGAATCCCCGTTGGCAAACTCTGCCTGTACACCGCGTGCGCCGGCATCAGACCTGAGAGGTGCCTGCCCGTCACCATTGACGTCGGCACAAACAACGAG ACTCTCCTCAAGGATCCGCTCTACATGGGCTTGTACCAGAGGAGAGACCGCTCTCAGGCTTACGACGACCTCATCGACGAGTTCATGGAGGCCGTGGTGGACAAATATGGGCAGGACACGCTGATTCAGTTTGAGGATTTTGGGAACCACAATGCTTTTCGCTTCCTCAGGAAGTACAGGGAGAAATACTGCACCTTCAATGATGACATCCAAG GCACAGCAGCAGTGGCGCTTGCTGGTCTGCTTGCAGCTCAGAGAGCCACTGGGAAGCCCATCACAGACCACAGAGTGCTTTTTCTCGGAGCCGGAGAG GCTGCTCTCGGCATCGCAAACTTGATTGTCATGGCCATGATGGAGTCAGGCATGTCGCAGGCGGAAGCCAGGGAGAAGATCTGGATGTTCGACAAAGACGGCTTACTCGTTAAG GGACGGCTGCAGGCAACGGACATCAACCAGGAAGCATTTGTTCACGACTGTCCGGGGAACGTTCACAGCTTTTTGGATGCTGTCAACACCATCAGACCAACAGCTATCATTG GCGTAGCGGGAGCCGGTCGACTGTTCAGCCACGATGTCATCAAGGCCATGGGCGCCCTGAACGAGCGTCCCATCATCTTCGCCTTGAGCAACCCCACCGTCAAAGCAGAATGCACCGCCGAGGACGCCTACGCGCTTACAGAT ggtAGATGTCTTTTTGCCAGCGGTAGTCCATTTGGACCTGTGACGCTGAGTGATGGACGAGTCCTTACTCCAGGACAAGGCAACAACGCTTACATCTTTCCGG GTGTGGCTCTGGCTGTCATCCTGAGCGGCGTTCGCCACATCAGTGACACAGTGTTCTTGGAGGCTGCCAAG ACTCTGGCAGATCAGCTGAGCGACAAAGAGCTGGAAGAAGGCCGACTGTACCCACCTCTGTCCAACATCCGAGAAGTTTCTCTCCAGATGGCTGTCAAG GTGGTGGAGTACGTGTACGCCAAAGGCATGGCGTTTCGCTACCCGGAGCCTGTGGACAAGAATGCCCTTGTGCACGCCACTGCGTGGAACACAAACTACGACTCCTTCCTACCTGACACCTACGACTGGCCTGGGGTCAGCTTCAGCCCCCAGTCTAAGAACTAG
- the LOC133154818 gene encoding protamine-like protein, with amino-acid sequence MQEHPTMSVSIAPKSPRRPRKRTGPTVSILILNAISSYGGSRGVSLVALKKALNASGYDVPRNRARIRLALRRLVARNVIMRTRGKGASGSFKLNPKPPGARKKGAVRAERRPKKKRRRAQSRARGKGKAKGKRRKAQGRRAKRGRSRRRRKKATPARKRSTKKRRRRRRAPRRTPRRKTPKRTRRIRRKRPKSAKVQNRRRSRTSRRVY; translated from the coding sequence ATGCAGGAGCATCCCACAATGTCTGTGTCAATTGCACCCAAATCTCCGCGGAGACCGAGGAAGAGGACCGGCCCCACGGTGTCCATCCTCATCCTAAACGCCATTTCCTCCTACGGGGGTTCGCGCGGCGTGTCCCTGGTGGCCCTCAAGAAGGCGCTGAACGCCAGCGGCTACGACGTGCCCAGGAACCGAGCTCGGATCCGCCTCGCTCTGCGCAGGCTGGTGGCCCGAAACGTCATCATGCGCACCAGGGGCAAAGGGGCTTCTGGATCCTTCAAACTCAACCCCAAACCGCCCGGGGCTCGCAAAAAGGGGGCTGTGAGGGCGGAGAGGAGGcccaagaagaagaggaggagggcacAGTCGAGGGCGAGGGGGAAAGGAAAAGCGAAAGGGAAGAGGAGAAAGGCCCAGGGGAGAAGGGCCAAGAGGGGGCGCTCCAGGAGAAGACGCAAGAAGGCCACTCCTGCGCGAAAGCGGTCGaccaagaagaggaggagaaggagaagggcCCCGAGAAGGACCCCGAGAAGGAAGACGCCAAAGAGAACCAGGAGGATCCGACGGAAGCGGCCCAAATCAGCCAAGGTCCAAAATAGGAGGCGGAGTAGGACGAGCAGAAGGGTGTACTAA
- the tspan36 gene encoding tetraspanin 36: MDCGIITSKTVLLFLSLVFWAAGAGLAYVGSQVLSSYDTFENFIQNKYTVIPAVVIIGISVVMFIFGLLGCCATMRESKVGLSCFFLIIMVMFAAEVAVLVLSFIYQGKVNGDLENSMNSVFAKYDGEDPETRTVDLLQTKLQCCGVRNYTSWFNTTWYQSHNGTVPESCCKNVSTPCTGRLDQLNLLNLEGCEAKLEHLVKDLLKYAMLVILGFAIIKFFGMLSVCVIACKSNSRRSGYQPLYA; this comes from the exons ATGGATTGCGGCATCATCACGTCCAAGACGGTCCTTCTCTTCCTCAGTCTGGTGTTCTGG GCTGCAGGTGCCGGCTTAGCCTACGTTGGCTCCCAGGTATTGAGCAGCTATGACACCTTTGAGAACTTCATCCAGAACAAGTACACTGTCATCCCGGCCGTGGTCATCATCGGCATCAGTGTGGTCATGTTCATCTTTGGCCTGCTGGGATGCTGCGCCACCATGCGAGAGTCCAAAGTGGGCCTGAGCTGT TTCTTTCTGATCATCATGGTGATGTTTGCGGCCGAGGTTGCTGTGTTGGTGCTGAGCTTCATCTACCAAGGCAAA GTAAACGGAGATTTGGAGAACTCCATGAACAGCGTCTTTGCAAAGTATGACGGCGAGGACCCGGAGACCAGAACTGTGGACTTGCTGCAGACTAAG TTGCAGTGCTGTGGCGTGAGGAACTACACCAGCTGGTTCAACACGACTTGGTACCAGAGCCACAACGGCACAGTGCCCGAGTCCTGCTGCAAAAATGTCAGCACACCGTGCACTGGCAGATTGGACCAGTTAAATCTGCTCAACTTAGAG GGTTGTGAAGCCAAGCTGGAGCACCTGGTGAAGGACTTGCTGAAGTATGCCATGCTGGTCATTCTGGGCTTTGCCATCATCAAG TTCTTTGGCATGCTGAGCGTGTGCGTGATTGCCTGTAAAAGCAACAGCCGGAGGAGCGGCTACCAGCCACTTTATGCCTAA
- the LOC133154817 gene encoding protamine-like protein has product MTPKTQSRKSGGEVSNLILNALSYGGSSGVTLAGLRRVLKANGYDVAHNRAQIRLAVRRLMARKYVVRTRGRRLRINPYGPRRRRGVRMRRRRGRRRRRRRRTRGRRRRRSRRRRRRGTPRRRRSRRRRRRRRSTSGRRRRRRRSVRRRRRPVRRRRRSLRRRRSRRRMSVRRRRRRVGRRRRRRRYPRRRRRRVRRVRRLRRITRVRRYRRRRPIRRRRRRSRR; this is encoded by the coding sequence ATGACACCGAAAACGCAATCCAggaaaagtgggggtgaggttTCCAACCTCATCCTGAATGCCCTATCCTACGGCGGTTCGTCTGGCGTAACCCTGGCCGGTCTCAGGAGAGTCCTGAAGGCCAACGGCTACGATGTGGCGCACAACAGAGCTCAAATCCGACTGGCCGTCCGCAGACTGATGGCCAGGAAGTACGTCGTGCGCACCAGGGGACGTCGCCTAAGGATCAACCCATACGGCCCTCGCAGGCGCAGGGGGGTTCGCATGAGGCGAAGGCGGGGGAGAAGGCGGCGGCGAAGGCGCAGGACTAGAGGCAGAAGGAGGAGACGCTCCAGGAGAAGGCGAAGGAGGGGAACACCCCGCCGCAGGAGaagcaggagaaggaggagaaggagaaggtcgacctccggtaggaggagaaggaggaggagatctgtgagaaggaggaggagaccagtgagaaggaggaggaggtctttgaggaggaggaggtctcGCAGGAGGATGTctgtgaggaggaggagaaggagagttgggagaaggaggaggagaagaaggtacccaaggaggaggcggcggagaGTCAGGAGGGTCCGCAGGCTCAGAAGGATCACAAGAGTCAGGAGGTACCGACGCAGAAGACCCATAcgcagaaggagaagaaggagcaGGCGCTAG
- the elac1 gene encoding zinc phosphodiesterase ELAC protein 1 isoform X2 — MTMDVTFLGTGSAYPSPHRGASALVLRSEGDCWLFDCGEGTQTQLMKSQIRAGLLCTINLTSDPQPGVKCVDVFGPRGLRHFLRVTLGLTGSQLLFPYAVHELEPTQDQSPEEGQLSLELTAERSPPLPQERPGRNISLDVSSETYFLFEDDKFVVKAFRLFHRVPSFGFCVQERDRPGRLKTERLQQLGLKPGPLYGRLKAGHQVQLENGRVILPDEVLEEDIPGRKVCILGDCSSVPGGGLAVCRGADLLVHEATLGEAHGDKAVEHGHSTPGMAAAVTRACGARRLALYHFSQRYKPEKLCQDGDDDVSELRRQAEDVLQGDDVEVILAEDFLTIDIPLRRTKSSTL, encoded by the exons ATGACCATGGACGTGACTTTCCTGGGGACGGGCTCGGCTTACCCGTCCCCTCACCGTGGCGCATCGGCTCTGGTGCTGCGGAGCGAGGGCGACTGTTGGTTGTTTGATTGCGGAGAAGGGACGCAAACTCAGCTGATGAAGAGCCAGATACGAGCCG GCCTCCTCTGCACCATCAACTTGACCTCCGACCCCCAGCCAGGTGTCAAATGCGTGGATGTATTTGGACCCCGCGGACTCCGTCACTTCCTGCGGGTGACGCTGGGCCTGACGGGCTCGCAGCTACTCTTCCCTTACGCCG TTCATGAGCTGGAGCCCACACAAGACCAAAGTCCAGAGGAGGGTCAGCTCAGTCTTGAG cTGACAGCAGAGCGCAGCCCTCCCCTCCCTCAGGAGCGTCCCGGTAGAAACATCTCATTGGACGTCTCGTCCGAAACTTACTTCCTGTTTGAAGATGACAAGTTTGTGGTGAAAGCCTTCAGGTTGTTCCACCGTGTTCCCTCTTTCGGATTCTGCGTGCAAGAACGCGACCGTCCCGGAAGACTCAAAACGGAACGACTCCAACAACTTG GCCTGAAGCCAGGTCCTCTGTACGGGCGCCTCAAAGCGGGTCACCAGGTTCAACTGGAAAACGGGCGAGTGATTTTACCTGACGAAGTTCTAGAAGAGGACATCCCCGGGAGGAAGGTGTGCATCCTGGGAGACTGCAGCTCGGTGCCGGGCGGCGGTCTTGCTGTCTGCCGGGGAGCCGACCTCCTGGTTCACGAGGCCACACTGGGGGAGGCGCATGGCGACAAGGCGGTGGAGCACGGGCACAGCACGCCCGGCATGGCAGCGGCGGTGACGCGGGCCTGCGGGGCTCGGAGGCTTGCCTTGTATCATTTCAGCCAGAGGTACAAACCTGAGAAACTTTGCCAAGACGGAGACGATGACGTCTCGGAGCTTCGACGTCAGGCTGAAGACGTTCTCCAAGGTGATGACGTGGAGGTCATTTTGGCCGAGGACTTTCTCACCATTGACATTCCTCTTCGCAGAACTAAATCATCTACATTATAA
- the elac1 gene encoding zinc phosphodiesterase ELAC protein 1 isoform X1, whose amino-acid sequence MTMDVTFLGTGSAYPSPHRGASALVLRSEGDCWLFDCGEGTQTQLMKSQIRAGRISKVFISHLHGDHLFGLPGLLCTINLTSDPQPGVKCVDVFGPRGLRHFLRVTLGLTGSQLLFPYAVHELEPTQDQSPEEGQLSLELTAERSPPLPQERPGRNISLDVSSETYFLFEDDKFVVKAFRLFHRVPSFGFCVQERDRPGRLKTERLQQLGLKPGPLYGRLKAGHQVQLENGRVILPDEVLEEDIPGRKVCILGDCSSVPGGGLAVCRGADLLVHEATLGEAHGDKAVEHGHSTPGMAAAVTRACGARRLALYHFSQRYKPEKLCQDGDDDVSELRRQAEDVLQGDDVEVILAEDFLTIDIPLRRTKSSTL is encoded by the exons ATGACCATGGACGTGACTTTCCTGGGGACGGGCTCGGCTTACCCGTCCCCTCACCGTGGCGCATCGGCTCTGGTGCTGCGGAGCGAGGGCGACTGTTGGTTGTTTGATTGCGGAGAAGGGACGCAAACTCAGCTGATGAAGAGCCAGATACGAGCCG GTCGCATCAGCAAGGTTTTTATCTCTCATCTTCACGGAGACCATCTGTTCGGTCTTCCAGGCCTCCTCTGCACCATCAACTTGACCTCCGACCCCCAGCCAGGTGTCAAATGCGTGGATGTATTTGGACCCCGCGGACTCCGTCACTTCCTGCGGGTGACGCTGGGCCTGACGGGCTCGCAGCTACTCTTCCCTTACGCCG TTCATGAGCTGGAGCCCACACAAGACCAAAGTCCAGAGGAGGGTCAGCTCAGTCTTGAG cTGACAGCAGAGCGCAGCCCTCCCCTCCCTCAGGAGCGTCCCGGTAGAAACATCTCATTGGACGTCTCGTCCGAAACTTACTTCCTGTTTGAAGATGACAAGTTTGTGGTGAAAGCCTTCAGGTTGTTCCACCGTGTTCCCTCTTTCGGATTCTGCGTGCAAGAACGCGACCGTCCCGGAAGACTCAAAACGGAACGACTCCAACAACTTG GCCTGAAGCCAGGTCCTCTGTACGGGCGCCTCAAAGCGGGTCACCAGGTTCAACTGGAAAACGGGCGAGTGATTTTACCTGACGAAGTTCTAGAAGAGGACATCCCCGGGAGGAAGGTGTGCATCCTGGGAGACTGCAGCTCGGTGCCGGGCGGCGGTCTTGCTGTCTGCCGGGGAGCCGACCTCCTGGTTCACGAGGCCACACTGGGGGAGGCGCATGGCGACAAGGCGGTGGAGCACGGGCACAGCACGCCCGGCATGGCAGCGGCGGTGACGCGGGCCTGCGGGGCTCGGAGGCTTGCCTTGTATCATTTCAGCCAGAGGTACAAACCTGAGAAACTTTGCCAAGACGGAGACGATGACGTCTCGGAGCTTCGACGTCAGGCTGAAGACGTTCTCCAAGGTGATGACGTGGAGGTCATTTTGGCCGAGGACTTTCTCACCATTGACATTCCTCTTCGCAGAACTAAATCATCTACATTATAA
- the mapk4 gene encoding mitogen-activated protein kinase 4 encodes MARQDFLHGFDISAHFVDIRLLGAGGTGPVLSAVDQHTGRRVAIKKLAMRDAVSVKHALREVKITHRLRHENVVRVYKVLAPHGQPPARDPAQLGALYVIQECMETDLARVLEQGALSTGHATLLFYQLLRGLKFIHSSNVLHRDLKPANIFINTDQLLLKIGDFGLARIVDPHYSHKGYLSEGLVTKWYCSPRLLLSPNNYSKAIDMWAAGCILAEMLTGRMLFAGAHELEQMQLILDTVPVMRDEDRQDLLQVMPLCINHGWKVKKPFSVLLPEVNAEAVDFLEQILTFNPIDRLTAEAALSHPFLCQYTCPEDEPTSSHPFRIEDELEDNLVMGHSLSNSLSRASSIHWDSLSTDVCWPQLGGICGCMPSGHMTSDIESTTEEEEVQRDPRASCTSLLEEAQVDPRKYSHSSSAERYLEHSHSSLDRVCGFSDLDCGRSCDYKVGSPSYLDRIAWRDGKPLHYSEPRLILDLSHWKLNTSTPPEPLHPLGGSVEDVREIKVEDQVVGTGTGDLFQEISRWVESTQSRLDSPSPSPSLERDSCYPSSPPLPPSPTEIPDVEPHHVTNEDSPFPPVTTPSLCSLHPSIPTSPILPPETLSTTTTSKCSDVQPDESLPVKQKERFFDLDVFIARALKLCRQTKEKVDGKGRREESKQVSIN; translated from the exons ATGGCCAGACAAGACTTCCTCCACGGCTTCGACATCAGCGCCCATTTTGTCGACATCAGGCTCCTCGGCGCCGGCGGTACAGGTCCGGTCCTGTCGGCCGTGGACCAGCACACCGGACGTCGTGTGGCCATCAAGAAGTTGGCCATGCGTGATGCTGTCTCAGTGAAGCACGCGCTAAGAGAGGTGAAGATTACCCACCGGCTGCGTCATGAGAATGTGGTCCGGGTATACAAAGTCCTGGCGCCACACGGACAACCGCCTGCCAGAGACCCTGCCCAGCTCGGCGCCCTGTATGTCATCCAGGAGTGCATGGAAACAGATTTGGCTCGGGTGCTGGAGCAAGGAGCACTATCGACAG GTCACGCCACATTGCTGTTCTACCAGCTGCTGAGGGGCCTCAAGTTCATCCACTCGTCCAACGTGCTGCACAGAGACCTGAAACCTGCCAACATCTTCATCAACACTGACCAACTGCTGCTCAAGATCGGAGACTTCGGCCTGGCCCGGATAGTCGACCCCCACTATTCTCATAAG GGCTATCTGTCCGAGGGTCTGGTCACCAAGTGGTATTGTTCCCCACGTCTGCTGCTGTCCCCTAATAACTACTCCAAGGCGATTGACATGTGGGCCGCAGGCTGCATCCTGGCTGAGATGCTCACTGGACGCATGCTCTTTGCAG GAGCTCATGAGCTGGAACAGATGCAGCTGATTCTCGACACTGTGCCAGTAATGAGAGACGAGGACAGACAGGACCTGTTACAG GTGATGCCTTTGTGTATTAATCATGGCTGGAAAGTCAAGAAGCCGTTTTCTGTGCTGTTGCCTGAAGTGAATGCAGAAG CTGTGGACTTCTTGGAGCAAATCCTGACCTTCAACCCCATTGACCGTCTGACGGCCGAGGCGGCGCTGTCCCACCCCTTTCTGTGCCAGTACACTTGCCCTGAGGACGAGCCCACCTCGTCGCACCCCTTCCGCATTGAGGATGAACTGGAAGATAATCTCGTCATGGGACACAGTCTCAGTAACAGTCTGAGCCGGGCCTCCAGCATCCACTGGGACAG CTTATCAACAGATGTGTGCTGGCCACAGTTAGGCGGGATCTGTGGATGCATGCCTTCCGGTCACATGACCTCAGATATTGAGAGCACgacagaagaagaggaagtgcaGAGGGACCCGCGAGCCAGCTGCACCTCACTTCTAGAGGAGGCCCAG GTTGACCCACGTAAATATTCTCACAGCAGCTCCGCCGAACGCTACCTGGAGCACTCCCACTCCTCTCTGGACCGGGTTTGCGGTTTCAGCGATCTGGATTGTGGCCGCTCGTGCGACTACAAGGTGGGCTCGCCGTCCTATCTGGACCGGATCGCGTGGCGGGATGGCAAACCTCTGCACTACTCGGAACCCCGCCTCATTCTGGATTTATCTCACTGGAAGCTCAACACAAGCACCCCGCCAGAGCCCCTTCATCCGCTCGGTGGAAGCGTGGAGGACGTGAGAGAGATAAAAGTGGAAGACCAGGTTGTAGGAACTGGGACGGGGGATTTATTTCAAGAGATCTCCCGCTGGGTGGAGAGCACCCAATCCCGTCTGGACTCACCCAGTCCGAGTCCATCTCTGGAGCGGGACTCCTGCTACCCCTCCTCCCCACCTCTCCCGCCGTCCCCCACAGAGATCCCGGACGTGGAGCCTCATCACGTCACCAATGAGGACAGCCCCTTTCCGCCCGTCACCACTCCATCTCTTtgctccctccatccctccattccCACCTCTCCTATTCTTCCTCCTGAAACTCTCTCCACTACCACCACCTCCAAATGCTCAGACGTCCAACCCGACGAATCCCTTCCCGTCAAACAGAAAGAACGCTTCTTTGACTTGGACGTGTTCATCGCCCGAGCGTTGAAGCTGTGCCGACAAACTAAGGAGAAAGTTGACGGGAAAGGGCGGCGGGAGGAGAGCAAACAAGTGAGCATCAACTGA
- the me2 gene encoding NAD-dependent malic enzyme, mitochondrial isoform X1, translating into MLSRLRSSVSLRPAFVPACRWAHTKEKGKPLMLNPRTNKGMAFSLQERQILGLHGLLPPKVETQDLQAMRFQKNLKKMTDPLEKYIYLMGIQERNERLFYRVLMEDIEELMPIVYTPTVGLACTQYGHIFRRPKGLFISILDKGHIRSILDNWPETNVAAVVVTDGERILGLGDLGVYGMGIPVGKLCLYTACAGIRPERCLPVTIDVGTNNETLLKDPLYMGLYQRRDRSQAYDDLIDEFMEAVVDKYGQDTLIQFEDFGNHNAFRFLRKYREKYCTFNDDIQGTAAVALAGLLAAQRATGKPITDHRVLFLGAGEAALGIANLIVMAMMESGMSQAEAREKIWMFDKDGLLVKGRLQATDINQEAFVHDCPGNVHSFLDAVNTIRPTAIIGVAGAGRLFSHDVIKAMGALNERPIIFALSNPTVKAECTAEDAYALTDGRCLFASGSPFGPVTLSDGRVLTPGQGNNAYIFPGVALAVILSGVRHISDTVFLEAAKTLADQLSDKELEEGRLYPPLSNIREVSLQMAVKVVEYVYAKGMAFRYPEPVDKNALVHATAWNTNYDSFLPDTYDWPGVSFSPQSKN; encoded by the exons ATGTTGTCGCGGCTGAGGAGTAGCGTTTCCTTGAGGCCTGCCTTCGTGCCTGCCTGCAGATGGGCGCACACCAAAGAGAAGGGCAAACCGTTAATGCTCAACCCCCGCACCAATAAA GGAATGGCCTTTTCTTTACAGGAGCGACAGATCTTGGGCTTACACGGCCTGCTGCCTCCTAAAGTAGAAACGCAAGACCTCCAGGCCATGCGCTTCCAGAAGAATCTCAAGAAAATGACTGATCCCCTTGAAAA GTACATTTATCTGATGGGCATCCAGGAGCGAAACGAGAGGCTCTTCTACCGAGTGCTGATGGAAGACATTGAGGAGCTGATGCCCATCGTCTACACCCCCACCGTCGGACTGGCCTGCACGCAGTATGGACACATCTTTAGACGACCCAA GGGCTTGTTCATTTCCATTCTGGATAAAGGACACATCCGCTCCATCTTGGACAACTGGCCAGAGACCAATGTGGCC GCAGTCGTGGTGACTGACGGCGAGCGTATTTTGGGGCTGGGGGACCTGGGCGTTTATGGCATGGGAATCCCCGTTGGCAAACTCTGCCTGTACACCGCGTGCGCCGGCATCAGACCTGAGAGGTGCCTGCCCGTCACCATTGACGTCGGCACAAACAACGAG ACTCTCCTCAAGGATCCGCTCTACATGGGCTTGTACCAGAGGAGAGACCGCTCTCAGGCTTACGACGACCTCATCGACGAGTTCATGGAGGCCGTGGTGGACAAATATGGGCAGGACACGCTGATTCAGTTTGAGGATTTTGGGAACCACAATGCTTTTCGCTTCCTCAGGAAGTACAGGGAGAAATACTGCACCTTCAATGATGACATCCAAG GCACAGCAGCAGTGGCGCTTGCTGGTCTGCTTGCAGCTCAGAGAGCCACTGGGAAGCCCATCACAGACCACAGAGTGCTTTTTCTCGGAGCCGGAGAG GCTGCTCTCGGCATCGCAAACTTGATTGTCATGGCCATGATGGAGTCAGGCATGTCGCAGGCGGAAGCCAGGGAGAAGATCTGGATGTTCGACAAAGACGGCTTACTCGTTAAG GGACGGCTGCAGGCAACGGACATCAACCAGGAAGCATTTGTTCACGACTGTCCGGGGAACGTTCACAGCTTTTTGGATGCTGTCAACACCATCAGACCAACAGCTATCATTG GCGTAGCGGGAGCCGGTCGACTGTTCAGCCACGATGTCATCAAGGCCATGGGCGCCCTGAACGAGCGTCCCATCATCTTCGCCTTGAGCAACCCCACCGTCAAAGCAGAATGCACCGCCGAGGACGCCTACGCGCTTACAGAT ggtAGATGTCTTTTTGCCAGCGGTAGTCCATTTGGACCTGTGACGCTGAGTGATGGACGAGTCCTTACTCCAGGACAAGGCAACAACGCTTACATCTTTCCGG GTGTGGCTCTGGCTGTCATCCTGAGCGGCGTTCGCCACATCAGTGACACAGTGTTCTTGGAGGCTGCCAAG ACTCTGGCAGATCAGCTGAGCGACAAAGAGCTGGAAGAAGGCCGACTGTACCCACCTCTGTCCAACATCCGAGAAGTTTCTCTCCAGATGGCTGTCAAG GTGGTGGAGTACGTGTACGCCAAAGGCATGGCGTTTCGCTACCCGGAGCCTGTGGACAAGAATGCCCTTGTGCACGCCACTGCGTGGAACACAAACTACGACTCCTTCCTACCTGACACCTACGACTGGCCTGGGGTCAGCTTCAGCCCCCAGTCTAAGAACTAG